One window of the Mycobacterium haemophilum DSM 44634 genome contains the following:
- the rplB gene encoding 50S ribosomal protein L2, translating into MAIRKYKPTTPGRRGASVSDFAEITRTEPEKSLVRPLHGHGGRNAHGRITTRHKGGGHKRAYRVIDFRRNDKDGVNAKVAHIEYDPNRTANIALLHFLDGEKRYIIAPQGLSQGDVVESGANADIKPGNNLPLRNIPAGTLIHAVELRPGGGAKLARSAGSSIQLLGKEASYASLRMPSGEIRRVDVRCRATVGEVGNAEQANINWGKAGRMRWKGKRPSVRGVVMNPVDHPHGGGEGKTSGGRHPVSPWGKPEGRTRNPNKASNKLIVRRRRTGKKHGR; encoded by the coding sequence ATGGCAATTCGCAAGTACAAGCCGACGACCCCCGGTCGTCGTGGCGCCAGCGTGTCCGACTTCGCCGAGATCACTCGTACGGAGCCGGAGAAGTCGCTGGTGCGTCCGCTGCACGGTCATGGTGGGCGCAACGCCCACGGCCGCATCACGACTCGCCACAAGGGTGGTGGCCATAAGCGCGCCTACCGGGTGATCGACTTCCGCCGCAACGACAAAGACGGTGTCAACGCCAAGGTCGCGCACATTGAATACGACCCGAACCGCACCGCAAACATCGCGTTGCTGCACTTCTTGGATGGCGAGAAGCGCTACATCATTGCCCCGCAGGGACTCTCGCAGGGTGACGTGGTGGAATCAGGTGCCAACGCCGACATCAAGCCGGGTAACAACCTGCCGTTGCGCAATATCCCGGCCGGTACCTTGATCCACGCCGTGGAGCTGCGGCCGGGCGGTGGCGCCAAGCTCGCGCGATCGGCTGGGTCGAGCATCCAGTTGCTCGGCAAGGAAGCCAGCTACGCGTCGTTGCGTATGCCCAGCGGTGAGATCCGCCGGGTTGACGTGCGCTGCCGCGCGACGGTCGGCGAGGTGGGCAATGCCGAGCAGGCAAACATCAACTGGGGCAAAGCCGGTCGTATGCGCTGGAAAGGTAAGCGGCCGTCGGTTCGTGGTGTCGTCATGAACCCGGTAGACCACCCGCACGGCGGTGGTGAGGGTAAGACCTCGGGTGGGCGTCACCCGGTCAGTCCGTGGGGCAAGCCGGAGGGCCGCACCCGCAACCCGAACAAAGCGAGCAACAAACTCATCGTCCGACGCCGGCGCACCGGCAAGAAGCACGGCCGCTAA
- the rpsS gene encoding 30S ribosomal protein S19 gives MPRSLKKGPFVDDHLLKKVDVQNEKNTKQVIKTWSRRSTIIPDFIGHTFAVHDGRKHVPVFVTEAMVGHKLGEFAPTRTFKGHIKDDRKAKRR, from the coding sequence ATGCCACGCAGCCTGAAGAAGGGCCCGTTCGTCGACGACCACCTGCTCAAGAAGGTCGACGTGCAGAACGAAAAGAACACCAAGCAGGTCATCAAGACCTGGTCGCGGCGGTCGACCATCATTCCAGACTTCATTGGCCACACCTTTGCGGTCCATGACGGACGCAAGCATGTCCCGGTTTTCGTCACCGAGGCGATGGTGGGTCACAAGCTGGGTGAATTCGCGCCGACCCGCACCTTCAAGGGACACATCAAGGACGACCGGAAGGCCAAACGGCGATGA
- the mftC gene encoding mycofactocin radical SAM maturase (MftC is a radical SAM/SPASM enzyme that catalyzes the first two steps in biosynthesis of the electron carrier mycofactocin from the terminal Val-Tyr dipeptide of the precursor peptide MftA.), with amino-acid sequence MTAGAPRLIEQFEQGLDAPICLTWELTYACNLACVHCLSSSGKRDPRELSTRQCKDIIDELERMQVFYVNIGGGEPTVRPDFWELVDYATAHHVGVKFSTNGVRITPEVAARLAASDYVDVQISLDGATAEVNDAIRGAGSFAMAMRALENLAAEGFSDAKISVVVTRRNVDQLDEFATLARRYGATLRITRLRPSGRGADVWEDLHPTAAQQIQLYEWLVANGERVLTGDSFFHLSPLGQSGALAGLNMCGAGRVVCLIDPVGDVYACPFAIHDRFLAGNVLSNGGFDNVWKNAPLFRELREPHSAGACGSCGHYDSCRGGCMAAKFFTGLPIDGPDPECVQGHSAAALARDRDTPRPRADHSRGRGVNAPVPLTLAVRPPLRLCSESPL; translated from the coding sequence ATGACGGCCGGGGCGCCCCGCTTGATCGAGCAGTTCGAACAGGGGCTGGATGCGCCCATCTGCCTGACCTGGGAGCTGACGTATGCGTGCAACCTGGCTTGCGTGCACTGCCTGTCGTCTTCGGGCAAACGCGATCCCCGGGAGTTGTCCACCCGGCAATGCAAGGACATCATCGATGAGCTGGAACGCATGCAGGTGTTCTACGTCAACATCGGCGGCGGGGAACCCACCGTACGCCCCGACTTTTGGGAGCTGGTGGACTACGCCACCGCGCACCATGTCGGAGTGAAGTTCTCTACCAACGGGGTCCGGATCACCCCAGAGGTCGCCGCGCGGTTAGCGGCCAGTGATTATGTGGATGTCCAAATCTCACTCGACGGCGCCACCGCCGAGGTCAACGACGCCATCCGCGGTGCCGGGTCATTCGCGATGGCGATGCGTGCGTTGGAAAACCTTGCTGCAGAAGGCTTCTCCGATGCCAAGATCTCGGTGGTGGTCACCCGGCGCAACGTCGACCAGCTCGACGAATTCGCCACGTTGGCACGCCGGTACGGCGCCACTTTGCGGATCACCCGGCTGCGGCCCTCGGGCCGGGGCGCCGATGTCTGGGAAGACTTACACCCCACCGCCGCCCAGCAGATACAGCTTTACGAGTGGCTGGTTGCCAACGGTGAGCGGGTGCTTACCGGTGATTCCTTCTTTCATCTGTCGCCGCTCGGCCAGTCCGGAGCCTTGGCCGGTCTGAATATGTGCGGAGCGGGCCGGGTGGTGTGCCTGATTGACCCGGTGGGCGATGTTTACGCCTGCCCGTTCGCCATCCATGACCGCTTTCTGGCGGGAAACGTGTTGTCTAACGGCGGTTTTGACAATGTGTGGAAGAATGCCCCGCTGTTTCGTGAGCTGCGCGAGCCGCACTCCGCGGGTGCCTGCGGTAGCTGTGGGCACTACGACAGCTGCCGGGGCGGGTGCATGGCGGCCAAGTTCTTCACTGGCTTGCCGATTGATGGCCCAGATCCTGAATGCGTCCAAGGGCACAGCGCTGCGGCACTGGCCCGCGACCGTGACACGCCGCGGCCTCGCGCTGATCACTCCCGCGGCCGAGGAGTCAACGCGCCGGTACCCCTCACCCTCGCGGTGCGACCGCCGCTGCGCCTGTGTAGCGAAAGCCCGCTGTAA
- the mftD gene encoding pre-mycofactocin synthase MftD (MftD, an enzyme found in the mycofactocin biosynthesis locus, performs an oxidative deamination of 3-amino-5-[(p-hydroxyphenyl)methyl]-4,4-dimethyl-2-pyrrolidinone (AHDP). The resulting compound, now called pre-mycofactocin (PMFT), is a biologically active redox cofactor that can oxidize the non-exchangeable NADH of TIGR03971 family SDR-type oxidoreductases.), which produces MADEWFETVAIAQQRAKRRLPKSVYSSLISASENGITVTDNVEAFSELGFAPHVIGVTEKRDLSTTVMGQDISLPVIISPTGVQAVDPGGEVAVARAAAARRTAMGLSSFASKPIEEVIAANPKVFFQVYWLGGRDAVAERVERARQAGAVGLIVTTDWTFAHGRDWGSPKIPEQMNLRTILRLSPEAIVRQRWLWQFAKTLRPPDLRVPNQARRGEPGPAFFAAYGEWMSTPPPTWEDIAWLRQLWGGPFMLKGVMRVDDAKKAVDAGVSAISVSNHGGNNLDGTPAAIRALPAVAAAVGDQIEVLLDGGIRRGSDVVKAVALGARAVMIGRAYLWGLAAAGQTGVENVLDILRAGIDSALMGLGRASVGDLRPDDILVPTGFGRAMGVPPDAV; this is translated from the coding sequence ATGGCTGACGAATGGTTTGAAACCGTCGCTATTGCCCAGCAACGCGCTAAGCGGCGCCTGCCTAAATCTGTTTACTCTTCTCTGATTTCGGCCAGCGAAAATGGAATCACCGTCACCGACAATGTTGAGGCATTCAGTGAACTCGGCTTTGCGCCCCATGTCATTGGTGTGACGGAAAAACGTGATCTATCGACCACCGTTATGGGACAAGATATTTCGCTGCCGGTTATCATTTCGCCGACCGGTGTCCAAGCGGTCGATCCAGGCGGTGAAGTTGCTGTCGCGCGGGCTGCAGCGGCACGGCGAACCGCGATGGGATTGTCCTCGTTCGCCAGTAAGCCGATCGAGGAGGTTATCGCCGCCAACCCCAAGGTCTTCTTCCAGGTGTATTGGCTCGGTGGTCGCGACGCGGTCGCCGAGCGTGTCGAACGGGCGCGTCAGGCCGGCGCGGTCGGCTTGATCGTCACCACCGACTGGACGTTCGCGCATGGTCGAGACTGGGGCAGCCCGAAGATCCCCGAGCAGATGAACCTGCGGACCATCCTGCGGTTGTCGCCGGAGGCGATCGTCCGACAGCGCTGGTTATGGCAGTTCGCCAAGACGCTGCGACCACCGGACCTGCGGGTACCGAACCAGGCCCGACGCGGCGAGCCCGGCCCCGCGTTCTTTGCCGCCTATGGGGAGTGGATGAGCACACCGCCGCCGACCTGGGAAGACATCGCCTGGCTACGGCAACTGTGGGGCGGACCGTTCATGCTCAAGGGTGTGATGCGGGTCGACGATGCCAAAAAGGCTGTGGATGCCGGTGTTTCGGCGATATCGGTGTCGAACCACGGTGGCAACAACTTGGACGGAACGCCTGCCGCGATTCGCGCCTTGCCCGCGGTAGCGGCAGCCGTGGGCGACCAAATCGAAGTGTTGCTCGACGGTGGCATCCGGCGCGGAAGCGATGTGGTCAAGGCGGTAGCGCTGGGCGCGCGTGCGGTGATGATCGGCCGCGCGTACCTGTGGGGGCTCGCCGCGGCCGGGCAAACCGGCGTCGAAAACGTCCTCGATATTCTGCGCGCGGGCATCGACTCGGCGTTGATGGGTCTGGGGCGTGCCAGCGTCGGTGACCTGCGCCCCGACGACATCCTGGTTCCGACCGGATTTGGCCGGGCGATGGGTGTGCCTCCCGATGCTGTCTAG
- the mftF gene encoding mycofactocin biosynthesis glycosyltransferase MftF (Members of this protein family, MftF, are glycosyltransferases, members of PF00535 (glycosyl transferase family 2). The encoding gene is found as part of the mycofactocin cassette, in Mycobacterium tuberculosis, many other Actinobacteria, and occasional members of other lineages. Mycofactocin itself, a putative redox carrier, is a heavily modified derivative of the C-terminal Val-Tyr dipeptide of the mycofactocin precursor MftA (TIGR03969).) codes for MTQARLPDGFAVQVDRRVRVLGDGSALLGGSPTRLLRLAPAAQEMLSDGRLKVRDEVSAQLARTLLDATVAHPRPAGGPSHRDVTVVIPVRDNAAGVRRLVSSLRGLRVVVVDDGSLCPLKPEDFVGAHCDVEVLRNPRSKGPAAARNIGLAACATDFVAFMDSDVSPRRGWLEALLGHFCDPTVALVAPRIIGLSQGVNAVARYEAVHSSLDLGQREAPVLPHSTVSYVPSAAIICRRSAICEVGGFDETLQSGEDVDLCWRLIEAGARLRYEPIALVAHDHRTELRDWIVRKAFYGGSAAPLSVRHPDKTAPLVISGWALMAWILMAVGTSITQLASLVIAVLTGRRIARAMRSAETSLRDIVAIATRGLWSTALQLASAVCRHYWPVALLAAIASRHCRRVVLIAAVVDGVVDWLRRRDAIGDDAEPIGLLTYLVLKRVDDLAYGIGLWWGVVRERNIGALKPQIRT; via the coding sequence ATGACTCAGGCCCGACTGCCGGATGGGTTCGCCGTTCAGGTCGATCGCCGAGTGCGCGTGCTCGGCGACGGCTCGGCCCTGCTCGGGGGGTCACCAACCCGCCTGCTGCGGTTGGCTCCGGCGGCCCAAGAGATGTTGTCTGATGGCCGGCTGAAGGTGCGTGACGAAGTCAGCGCCCAGCTGGCACGCACCCTGCTGGACGCCACGGTGGCGCATCCCCGGCCCGCGGGTGGCCCGTCGCACCGCGACGTGACCGTGGTGATTCCGGTGCGTGACAACGCCGCTGGGGTGCGGCGTTTGGTGAGCTCACTACGCGGATTACGCGTCGTTGTGGTCGACGACGGTTCGTTGTGCCCACTTAAGCCGGAGGACTTCGTGGGTGCGCACTGCGACGTCGAGGTGTTGCGCAATCCGCGCAGTAAAGGGCCAGCGGCGGCGCGCAACATCGGGCTGGCCGCCTGCGCTACCGACTTCGTCGCATTTATGGATTCCGATGTTTCGCCGCGGCGTGGTTGGCTAGAAGCCCTGCTCGGTCACTTCTGCGATCCCACCGTCGCCCTGGTCGCCCCACGCATCATCGGTCTCTCGCAGGGCGTGAACGCGGTAGCTCGTTACGAGGCGGTGCACTCGTCACTGGACCTCGGTCAGCGAGAAGCGCCGGTGTTGCCCCACAGCACGGTGTCCTACGTACCTAGCGCGGCGATCATCTGTCGCCGCTCCGCCATCTGCGAGGTCGGCGGGTTCGATGAGACGCTGCAGTCCGGCGAGGACGTCGACCTGTGCTGGCGGCTCATCGAAGCAGGCGCCCGGCTGCGCTACGAGCCCATCGCGCTGGTCGCTCACGACCACCGCACCGAATTGCGTGATTGGATTGTGCGCAAAGCATTCTATGGCGGCTCGGCGGCGCCGCTATCGGTGCGTCACCCGGACAAGACCGCTCCGTTGGTGATCTCCGGCTGGGCACTGATGGCCTGGATACTGATGGCCGTCGGGACGAGCATCACGCAGCTCGCGTCGCTGGTGATCGCCGTCCTGACGGGTCGCCGAATCGCCAGAGCGATGCGCAGTGCCGAGACATCGCTGCGCGATATTGTCGCGATCGCCACCCGCGGTCTATGGTCGACGGCGCTGCAACTGGCATCGGCCGTTTGTCGGCATTACTGGCCGGTGGCATTGCTGGCAGCCATCGCGTCGCGGCACTGTAGGCGGGTTGTGCTGATCGCGGCGGTCGTCGACGGAGTGGTGGACTGGCTGCGCCGCAGGGACGCCATCGGCGACGATGCCGAACCGATCGGACTACTGACCTATCTGGTGCTCAAACGGGTCGATGACCTGGCCTACGGCATCGGGCTGTGGTGGGGTGTGGTGCGCGAACGCAACATTGGTGCGCTCAAGCCGCAGATTCGGACCTAG
- the rplW gene encoding 50S ribosomal protein L23, whose amino-acid sequence MATIADPRDIILAPVISEKSYGLLDDNVYTFVVHPDSNKTQIKIAIEKIFSVKVASVNTANRQGKRKRTRTGFGKRKNTKRAIVTLAPGSKPIDLFGAPA is encoded by the coding sequence ATGGCAACCATCGCTGACCCCCGCGACATCATCCTGGCCCCGGTCATTTCGGAGAAGTCCTACGGGCTGCTGGACGACAACGTGTACACGTTCGTCGTGCACCCCGATTCGAACAAGACGCAGATCAAGATCGCTATCGAGAAGATCTTCTCCGTCAAGGTCGCATCGGTGAACACCGCCAATAGGCAGGGCAAACGCAAGCGCACCAGGACCGGATTCGGCAAGCGCAAGAACACCAAGCGGGCCATCGTCACCCTGGCGCCGGGCAGCAAGCCGATCGACCTGTTCGGAGCACCGGCCTAG
- a CDS encoding hotdog fold domain-containing protein: MTGPSTTYKVWKTLAARPGGTRLFSAAAVARVPYFASILPHVVRMEPGLAEVKVPKWFFIHNHLHTVHAIASCNAAEMAMGMLMEATVPRSHRWIPKAMTVQYLAKATTSLHAQARLDPPDFSQISEGVEVVVPVRVTDRSGTEVVHADITVWVTPAT, encoded by the coding sequence ATGACCGGTCCGAGCACCACCTATAAGGTCTGGAAAACCTTAGCTGCCCGCCCCGGCGGGACCCGGCTCTTCTCAGCGGCGGCGGTGGCGCGAGTGCCTTATTTCGCCTCGATCCTGCCGCACGTGGTGCGGATGGAGCCGGGCTTGGCCGAGGTCAAGGTGCCTAAGTGGTTTTTCATCCACAACCACTTGCACACCGTGCATGCGATCGCATCCTGCAACGCCGCCGAAATGGCGATGGGAATGCTGATGGAAGCTACGGTGCCGCGCAGCCACCGCTGGATCCCGAAGGCGATGACCGTGCAGTACTTGGCGAAAGCCACCACGTCACTGCACGCGCAGGCCAGACTGGACCCGCCGGATTTTTCCCAGATCAGCGAAGGCGTCGAGGTGGTCGTGCCGGTCCGGGTGACCGACCGCAGCGGCACCGAAGTGGTCCACGCCGATATCACGGTATGGGTCACACCGGCAACCTGA
- the mftG gene encoding mycofactocin system GMC family oxidoreductase MftG, with protein MVKAVSRSDVLIVGAGSAGSVVAERLSADPGCVVTVLEAGPGLADPALLAQTANGLQLPIGVSSPLVQRYLTKLTDKPARQLPIVRGATVGGSGAVNGGYFCRGLPYDFERAAIPGWGWSDVLDHFRAIETDLDFDGPAHGNTGPIPVRRTREMTGATEAFLAATQRAGFPWIADLNDVGPHMPSGVGAVPLNIIDGVRTSSGVSYLLPALRRPNLTLLAQTRALRLRFSAATAVAVDAIGPDGLISLAADRIVLCAGAIQSAHLLMLSGVGDEAMLRAAGVRVVVALPVGMECSDHPEWVMPTNWAVAVDRPVLEVVLSTADGIEIRPYTGGFVAMTGDGSVGHRDWPHIGVALMQPRARGRITLVSPDPQVPARIEHRYDSEPADVAALRQGSELARELFGAATRIGPTVWSTSQHLCGSAPMGAERNPRAVVDHRCRVRGIENLWVIDGSILPAITSRGPHATIVMLAHRAAEFVH; from the coding sequence TTGGTTAAAGCCGTCTCGCGCAGCGATGTGCTGATCGTCGGTGCTGGCAGTGCTGGATCGGTTGTTGCCGAACGTCTTTCCGCCGATCCCGGCTGCGTGGTGACCGTGCTCGAGGCAGGTCCTGGGCTCGCCGACCCCGCATTGCTGGCTCAGACCGCCAACGGCTTGCAATTGCCGATCGGCGTTAGCAGCCCGCTGGTTCAGCGCTATTTGACAAAGCTCACCGATAAACCGGCTCGTCAATTGCCCATCGTGCGCGGAGCCACGGTCGGCGGTTCCGGCGCGGTCAACGGCGGCTACTTCTGTCGCGGATTGCCTTACGATTTCGAACGTGCCGCGATACCCGGCTGGGGGTGGTCAGACGTCCTCGACCACTTCCGGGCTATCGAGACGGACCTGGATTTCGATGGCCCCGCCCACGGCAACACCGGTCCCATTCCTGTTCGGCGGACTCGCGAGATGACAGGCGCCACTGAGGCTTTCCTAGCGGCTACCCAGCGCGCAGGGTTCCCGTGGATCGCTGACCTCAACGATGTTGGGCCGCACATGCCTTCAGGTGTAGGAGCGGTTCCGCTCAACATCATTGACGGTGTGCGCACCAGCTCCGGCGTCAGCTATCTACTACCCGCGCTGAGACGACCCAACCTGACGTTGCTGGCCCAGACGCGGGCCCTGCGGCTGCGCTTCTCCGCCGCAACCGCGGTAGCTGTTGACGCGATCGGCCCAGATGGCCTGATCTCTCTGGCTGCTGACCGAATCGTATTGTGCGCCGGAGCGATTCAGTCGGCTCATCTGCTGATGCTGTCGGGCGTCGGTGATGAGGCCATGCTGCGGGCTGCCGGTGTGAGAGTGGTGGTGGCGCTGCCGGTGGGGATGGAATGCAGCGACCATCCGGAATGGGTGATGCCCACCAATTGGGCGGTGGCGGTGGATCGACCGGTATTAGAGGTGGTGCTAAGCACCGCTGATGGCATTGAAATACGGCCGTACACAGGTGGTTTCGTCGCAATGACCGGCGACGGTAGCGTCGGCCATCGCGACTGGCCGCATATCGGGGTGGCGCTCATGCAGCCGCGGGCGCGCGGGCGCATTACCCTAGTCTCGCCTGATCCCCAGGTGCCGGCTCGCATCGAACACCGCTACGACAGCGAGCCCGCTGATGTCGCGGCGCTGCGTCAAGGCAGCGAATTGGCCCGCGAATTATTTGGTGCGGCAACGCGTATCGGTCCAACCGTGTGGTCGACGTCGCAACATTTGTGTGGCAGCGCCCCGATGGGCGCCGAGCGTAACCCGCGGGCCGTCGTCGACCATCGGTGTCGGGTCCGCGGCATCGAGAACCTCTGGGTGATTGACGGCTCTATTTTGCCCGCAATCACCAGCCGTGGGCCGCACGCCACCATCGTGATGCTGGCACACCGCGCCGCTGAGTTCGTGCACTGA
- the rplD gene encoding 50S ribosomal protein L4 has translation MAARNEAAEKAQKIRKIDVKTPDGKVDGTIELPAELFDAPANIALMHQVVTAQRAAARQGTHSTKTRGDVSGGGRKPYRQKGTGRARQGSTRAPQFTGGGTVHGPKPRDYSQRTPKKMIAAALRGALSDRARNGRIHAVTELVTGQTPSTKSAKEFLGTLTDRKQVLVVVGRSDETGAKSVRNLPGVHLLSPDQLNTYDVLRADDLVFSVEALNAYITANTASSEEVSA, from the coding sequence ATGGCAGCCCGGAACGAAGCAGCCGAGAAGGCCCAGAAGATCCGGAAAATCGACGTCAAGACACCGGATGGCAAGGTCGACGGCACCATCGAGCTGCCGGCCGAGCTGTTCGACGCCCCCGCGAATATCGCGTTGATGCACCAGGTAGTCACGGCTCAGCGGGCGGCGGCTCGGCAGGGTACGCACTCGACCAAGACGCGTGGCGACGTCAGTGGTGGTGGCCGCAAGCCTTATCGGCAGAAGGGGACCGGTCGCGCTCGGCAGGGCTCGACGCGGGCCCCCCAGTTCACCGGTGGCGGGACCGTGCACGGTCCCAAGCCGCGCGACTACAGCCAACGCACACCCAAGAAGATGATCGCCGCGGCGTTGCGCGGGGCGTTGTCCGACCGGGCACGCAACGGGCGCATCCACGCGGTCACCGAGTTGGTTACCGGCCAGACTCCTTCCACGAAGAGCGCCAAGGAGTTCCTGGGCACACTGACAGATCGCAAGCAGGTGTTAGTCGTCGTCGGCCGTAGCGACGAGACCGGCGCGAAAAGCGTGCGTAACCTGCCCGGTGTGCATCTCCTGTCGCCCGACCAGCTCAACACCTATGACGTGCTGCGCGCCGACGACCTGGTGTTCAGCGTTGAGGCCCTTAACGCCTATATCACCGCCAACACCGCTTCTTCCGAGGAGGTTTCGGCCTGA
- the mftE gene encoding mycofactocin biosynthesis peptidyl-dipeptidase MftE, translating into MEGSTIGTRQENSAYHRQVPVLGELASATSSQLASISPSIMIPLGSTEQHGPHLPLDTDTRIATAVARGARARLMTHVEQDWLVAPALAYGASGEHQSFPGTISIGAEALTALLVEYGRSACGWAQRLVFINGHGGNVGALDRAVSRLRAEGRDVAWCPCTAAGGDAHAGHTETSVLLHISPADVLTDRWLAGNGAPLAELLPAMRSGGVAAVSTVGVLGDPTTATEDEGKRIVAEMVDGCVRRVARWLPGADGMLT; encoded by the coding sequence ATGGAAGGTTCAACAATCGGTACACGCCAGGAGAATTCGGCCTACCATCGGCAAGTGCCCGTACTCGGGGAACTAGCGAGTGCGACGTCGAGCCAGTTAGCAAGCATCTCGCCGTCAATCATGATCCCGCTGGGGTCTACCGAACAACACGGTCCACACCTGCCGCTCGATACCGACACCAGGATCGCGACCGCCGTCGCTCGAGGGGCTCGGGCTCGTCTCATGACCCACGTCGAACAGGACTGGCTGGTGGCACCGGCGCTGGCCTACGGTGCCAGCGGTGAGCACCAAAGTTTCCCCGGAACGATCTCCATCGGTGCCGAGGCCTTGACTGCGCTGCTGGTGGAGTACGGCAGGTCGGCTTGCGGCTGGGCGCAGCGCCTAGTCTTCATTAACGGCCACGGCGGCAATGTCGGCGCGTTGGACCGTGCAGTGAGCAGACTGCGCGCCGAAGGCCGTGACGTCGCATGGTGCCCGTGTACCGCCGCCGGCGGCGATGCCCATGCCGGGCACACCGAGACATCGGTGTTGCTGCATATCTCACCAGCCGACGTGCTGACTGACCGGTGGCTCGCCGGTAACGGTGCACCGTTGGCGGAATTGCTTCCGGCCATGCGCAGCGGGGGAGTCGCGGCAGTCAGCACGGTTGGAGTGTTGGGGGACCCCACCACCGCGACCGAAGATGAGGGCAAACGCATCGTCGCGGAGATGGTCGACGGGTGTGTGCGTCGAGTTGCTCGTTGGCTTCCTGGGGCCGACGGGATGCTGACATGA
- the rpsJ gene encoding 30S ribosomal protein S10 — MAGQKIRIRLKAYDHEAIDASARKIVETVVRTGASVVGPVPLPTEKNVYCVIRSPHKYKDSREHFEMRTHKRLIDILDPTPKTVDALMRIDLPASVDVNIQ, encoded by the coding sequence GTGGCGGGACAGAAGATCCGCATCAGGCTCAAGGCCTACGACCATGAGGCGATTGACGCCTCGGCTCGCAAAATCGTCGAGACCGTCGTACGCACCGGTGCCAGCGTCGTAGGTCCGGTGCCGCTGCCGACTGAGAAGAACGTGTACTGCGTCATCCGCTCGCCGCACAAGTACAAGGACTCGCGAGAGCACTTCGAAATGCGCACCCACAAGCGGCTGATCGACATCCTTGATCCAACGCCGAAGACGGTTGACGCCCTCATGCGTATCGATCTTCCGGCCAGTGTCGACGTCAACATCCAGTAG
- the rplC gene encoding 50S ribosomal protein L3, producing the protein MARKGILGTKLGMTQVFDENNRVVPVTVVKAGPNVVTRIRTPERDGYSAVQLAYGEISPRKVNKPVTGQYNSAGVNPRRYLAELRLDHPDAAAEYEVGQELTAEIFAEATYVDVTGTSKGKGFAGTMKRHGFRGQGASHGAQAVHRRPGSIGGCATPARVFKGTRMAGRMGNDRVTVQNLLVHKVDTENGVLLIKGAVPGRTGGLVMVRSAIKRGEK; encoded by the coding sequence ATGGCGCGAAAGGGCATTCTCGGTACCAAGCTGGGCATGACGCAGGTATTCGACGAGAACAACAGAGTTGTGCCGGTGACTGTGGTCAAGGCCGGGCCGAACGTGGTGACGCGCATCCGCACGCCGGAGCGCGATGGGTACAGCGCTGTGCAGCTGGCCTACGGCGAAATCAGCCCGCGGAAGGTCAACAAGCCGGTGACGGGCCAGTACAACTCCGCGGGTGTGAACCCGCGCCGTTACTTGGCTGAACTGCGTCTGGACCACCCGGACGCGGCGGCTGAGTACGAGGTCGGCCAAGAGCTGACGGCGGAGATCTTCGCCGAAGCCACGTACGTCGATGTGACCGGGACCTCCAAGGGCAAGGGCTTCGCCGGCACCATGAAGCGGCACGGCTTCCGCGGGCAGGGCGCCAGTCACGGTGCCCAGGCAGTGCACCGCCGTCCGGGTTCGATCGGCGGCTGCGCCACTCCCGCCCGAGTATTCAAGGGCACCCGGATGGCTGGCCGCATGGGTAACGACCGGGTGACCGTCCAGAACCTGTTGGTGCACAAGGTCGATACCGAGAACGGCGTGCTGCTGATCAAAGGCGCCGTCCCCGGCCGCACGGGTGGGCTCGTCATGGTCCGCAGCGCGATCAAACGAGGTGAGAAGTGA